The following proteins are co-located in the Paludibaculum fermentans genome:
- a CDS encoding DUF3309 family protein, whose product MLILLILLILVLGGGGGYYGHSRWGYGGGAGIGLGTILLLVLILYLLGMLR is encoded by the coding sequence ATGTTGATCCTGCTGATTCTCTTGATACTGGTCCTCGGTGGAGGGGGCGGATACTATGGCCACAGCCGCTGGGGCTATGGCGGAGGAGCCGGCATCGGGCTGGGCACCATCCTCCTGCTGGTTCTGATTCTCTACCTTCTCGGCATGCTCAGGTAA
- a CDS encoding DUF3185 domain-containing protein yields the protein MQRTLGAVLIVLGLIGLAWGGFSYTTKEKVVDLGPIEATREKTHSVPLPPIAGAAALIGGIALVVVSKPK from the coding sequence ATGCAGAGAACTCTGGGAGCCGTTCTGATTGTGCTTGGCCTGATCGGCCTCGCGTGGGGAGGCTTCAGTTATACGACGAAAGAAAAGGTAGTTGATCTCGGCCCAATTGAGGCAACACGAGAGAAGACCCACAGCGTCCCACTGCCCCCGATTGCCGGCGCCGCGGCCTTGATCGGCGGTATTGCTCTGGTAGTCGTATCGAAGCCCAAGTGA
- a CDS encoding mechanosensitive ion channel family protein translates to MKDKLVQAFGGLLDSIIAAAPKVVVGILLAAAALLVAKLIERILRKALVRMRLDDLVAKAGIDQAIHRIGIRQELTILLPRLTYFLILLVLARTAGDALGLDAISGAIGAFFAYLPNIFAALVLLILGSTVGQFVGQMVSQSAESSGIEFAPALGKLVSGAILFVCAMMAIAQLKIDTDIVRIVTGLVLGGASLAFGLSFGLGTRDIIRNITAGFYARKVLTMGKPLEIAGQQGVLRAITATHIVLQSESGETTISNSNILDHVTKQ, encoded by the coding sequence GTGAAGGATAAGCTGGTACAGGCTTTTGGCGGACTGTTGGATTCCATCATCGCCGCGGCGCCCAAGGTCGTCGTGGGCATTCTTCTGGCCGCCGCCGCGCTGCTCGTCGCGAAGCTGATCGAGCGCATCCTGCGCAAGGCCCTGGTGCGGATGCGGCTGGACGACCTGGTAGCCAAGGCGGGCATCGACCAGGCGATCCACAGAATTGGGATCCGCCAGGAGCTGACGATCCTCCTGCCCCGGCTCACTTACTTTCTGATCCTGCTGGTGCTGGCCCGTACGGCGGGCGATGCCCTGGGCCTGGATGCGATCTCCGGCGCGATCGGGGCATTCTTCGCTTACCTGCCGAATATCTTCGCGGCCCTGGTGCTGCTGATCCTCGGCAGCACCGTGGGGCAGTTCGTGGGCCAGATGGTGAGCCAGTCGGCTGAGAGTTCGGGCATCGAATTTGCACCGGCACTGGGCAAGCTGGTTTCGGGCGCAATCCTATTCGTGTGCGCCATGATGGCGATCGCGCAGTTGAAGATCGACACCGACATTGTGCGCATCGTCACCGGGCTGGTACTGGGCGGCGCGTCGCTGGCCTTCGGCCTTTCTTTTGGGTTGGGGACACGCGATATCATTCGCAACATCACCGCCGGGTTCTATGCGCGCAAAGTGCTGACAATGGGGAAACCCTTGGAGATCGCCGGCCAGCAAGGCGTGCTGCGCGCGATCACGGCCACCCACATCGTCCTGCAATCGGAAAGCGGCGAGACTACAATCTCGAACTCGAACATTCTGGATCACGTGACAAAGCAGTAG
- a CDS encoding CsbD family protein, producing the protein MNSSTKNEIEGKFHEVKGKVKEKVGELTDNPKLKGEGQGEKVAGKIQKKAGQIQKVFEK; encoded by the coding sequence ATGAATTCGAGCACGAAGAACGAGATTGAAGGAAAATTCCACGAGGTCAAAGGCAAGGTCAAGGAGAAGGTCGGCGAACTCACCGACAACCCTAAGTTGAAGGGGGAGGGCCAAGGCGAAAAGGTCGCCGGAAAGATCCAGAAGAAGGCCGGCCAGATCCAGAAGGTATTCGAGAAGTAG
- a CDS encoding RNA polymerase sigma factor: protein MADESRQETEDRDEELLRAVRAAPEGDLRAFEQLIELYQKRILADCRFLTRDENNSEDLAQEVFVKAFFALRTFEGRSTFRHWLQRIKVHHCLNHLKKRGGKDSLSIDDEVMEAHEKLQVPADAERKLEEEGQRQRIGEILNSLPATLRIPLVMCDMDELSYEEIAASLGIGLSAVKMRIKRARELFRFRYAVEEAAAAGRGKQ from the coding sequence ATGGCGGATGAGTCCAGGCAGGAGACGGAAGACCGCGATGAGGAGCTGTTGCGGGCTGTACGGGCAGCGCCCGAGGGGGATTTGCGGGCATTCGAGCAGTTGATCGAGCTGTACCAGAAGCGGATCCTGGCGGACTGCCGGTTTTTGACGCGCGATGAGAACAATTCAGAAGATCTCGCGCAGGAAGTATTCGTGAAGGCCTTCTTCGCACTGCGGACCTTTGAGGGGCGCTCGACCTTCCGTCACTGGCTGCAGCGAATCAAGGTTCATCACTGCCTGAATCACCTGAAGAAGCGCGGCGGCAAAGATTCGCTCTCCATCGATGACGAGGTCATGGAGGCGCATGAGAAGCTGCAGGTTCCGGCGGACGCCGAACGGAAATTGGAAGAGGAAGGGCAGCGGCAGCGGATTGGAGAGATCCTGAACTCCCTGCCAGCTACGCTTCGAATCCCGTTGGTGATGTGCGATATGGACGAACTCTCCTATGAGGAGATAGCGGCTTCGCTTGGCATCGGACTTTCCGCCGTGAAGATGCGCATCAAGCGCGCGCGGGAGTTGTTCCGGTTCCGGTATGCGGTGGAAGAGGCCGCGGCGGCAGGGAGGGGAAAACAATGA
- a CDS encoding NADP-dependent oxidoreductase, producing the protein MPLPDRNRRIVLAAVPVGLPLESDFLLEEAALPTCPTGGLLVRSVWISVDPYLRGRITGRRSYVDPILTGSVMESGAVGEVIESRHPAIGVGAFVTGMWGWQDYAAVEAEKVLRLDPAEAPIQTALGVLGMPGMTAYFGLTELCAPKAGETVLVSGAAGAVGSAVGQIAKILGCKVVGTTGTDSKVQYIRSLGFDGALNYRTDQPYPEALARLCPNGIDCYFDNVGGELTDAAMTLMNFRGRVAVCGQISQYNDRSKDVGQRPFTEILVKQLRVEGFIVTRWAARFPEGRKQMATWWKEGRLRNEETITDGLENAPKAFIGLFRGENTGKALVRL; encoded by the coding sequence ATGCCTCTACCTGACCGCAATCGACGAATTGTCCTGGCCGCCGTACCGGTGGGGCTGCCGCTGGAATCGGATTTCCTGCTGGAGGAGGCGGCACTGCCCACCTGCCCCACCGGCGGCCTGCTGGTCCGCTCCGTCTGGATCTCCGTCGACCCCTATTTGCGTGGCCGCATCACCGGCCGGCGGTCCTATGTGGATCCCATCCTGACTGGATCCGTCATGGAAAGCGGAGCCGTGGGTGAGGTGATCGAGTCCCGGCATCCGGCGATCGGCGTGGGTGCCTTCGTCACCGGCATGTGGGGCTGGCAGGATTACGCGGCAGTGGAAGCGGAGAAGGTCCTCCGGCTCGATCCGGCAGAGGCCCCGATTCAGACTGCCCTTGGGGTTCTGGGCATGCCGGGCATGACCGCCTATTTCGGCCTCACCGAACTGTGCGCCCCGAAGGCCGGCGAAACCGTACTGGTATCCGGCGCGGCCGGCGCCGTCGGTTCAGCGGTAGGACAAATCGCGAAGATTCTCGGGTGCAAGGTAGTGGGCACCACGGGGACCGACAGCAAGGTGCAATACATCCGGTCGCTCGGCTTTGACGGTGCGCTGAACTACCGCACCGACCAACCGTATCCCGAAGCGTTGGCGCGGCTGTGCCCGAACGGCATCGACTGCTACTTCGACAACGTCGGCGGAGAATTGACCGACGCCGCAATGACACTGATGAACTTCCGGGGCCGCGTAGCGGTGTGCGGTCAGATTTCCCAATATAACGACAGGTCGAAGGACGTGGGACAGCGCCCCTTCACCGAGATTCTGGTGAAGCAACTCAGGGTGGAAGGCTTCATCGTGACGCGCTGGGCCGCCCGGTTCCCCGAAGGCCGGAAACAGATGGCGACCTGGTGGAAAGAAGGCCGCCTGCGGAACGAGGAAACAATTACCGACGGGCTGGAGAACGCGCCGAAGGCGTTCATCGGGTTGTTCCGTGGCGAGAACACCGGCAAGGCATTAGTGCGGCTCTGA
- a CDS encoding DUF481 domain-containing protein: MSILKLNGLPAVCLLASVMLATAMGDQIVLKDGDRVTGSIVKKDGQTVTILSKNFGAVTLKWDDIATVKTDQPLNVVLAGDQTVKANIQTQDGRIEVAAPGAPRVVDATGIVALRNDAEQKVYERLRHPGLLDLWTINGSLSLAGTKGNAETLVITTPLNFARVSSTSKTTAYFNSIRSSATINGVNSQTASAIRGGWGYSRNLNSKLFLNGFNDYEYDKFQSLDLRVVLGGGAGFHAWKGAHGSLDLVGGGAWNREKFDPAPQAAFTRSSAEAYWGDDLAYKLSARTSLVQGFRMFNNLTTTGQYRMNFDVGATTSLTKWLTWNVSISDRYLSNPVQGRRANDLLYTTGLGFTFAR; the protein is encoded by the coding sequence ATGTCAATTCTCAAACTCAATGGACTGCCCGCAGTGTGCCTGCTTGCGTCCGTGATGCTCGCCACAGCGATGGGCGACCAGATCGTACTCAAGGATGGCGACCGGGTAACTGGCAGCATCGTCAAGAAGGACGGCCAGACCGTCACCATCCTCAGCAAGAATTTCGGCGCGGTGACCCTGAAATGGGATGACATCGCGACGGTGAAGACCGACCAGCCGCTGAACGTCGTGCTGGCCGGCGACCAGACGGTGAAGGCGAACATCCAGACCCAGGATGGCCGCATTGAAGTCGCCGCGCCTGGCGCCCCGCGCGTGGTGGATGCGACCGGCATTGTCGCGCTGCGGAACGACGCGGAGCAGAAGGTCTATGAGCGGCTGCGGCATCCGGGCCTGCTGGATCTTTGGACCATCAACGGGAGCCTGAGCCTGGCCGGCACCAAAGGCAACGCGGAGACGCTGGTCATCACCACCCCGCTGAACTTCGCGCGGGTTTCCAGCACCAGCAAGACGACCGCGTACTTCAACTCCATCCGCTCGTCCGCCACGATCAATGGAGTCAATTCGCAAACGGCGAGCGCCATCCGCGGTGGCTGGGGTTACAGCCGGAACCTCAACAGCAAGCTGTTCCTGAACGGCTTCAACGATTATGAGTACGACAAGTTCCAGTCTCTGGACCTGCGCGTCGTGCTGGGCGGAGGCGCCGGGTTTCACGCCTGGAAGGGCGCGCACGGCAGCCTGGATCTGGTGGGCGGCGGCGCGTGGAACCGTGAGAAGTTCGATCCAGCCCCGCAGGCCGCATTCACGCGGAGTTCGGCCGAGGCGTACTGGGGCGACGACCTGGCCTACAAGCTGAGCGCCCGGACCAGCCTGGTGCAGGGCTTCCGCATGTTCAACAATCTCACGACCACCGGCCAGTACCGCATGAACTTCGACGTGGGCGCCACCACGTCGTTGACCAAGTGGCTGACCTGGAATGTTTCCATCAGCGACCGGTACCTGAGCAATCCGGTGCAGGGGCGCAGGGCCAACGATCTGCTTTACACTACCGGGCTCGGATTTACCTTCGCCCGTTAG